From Coffea arabica cultivar ET-39 chromosome 9c, Coffea Arabica ET-39 HiFi, whole genome shotgun sequence, one genomic window encodes:
- the LOC113710420 gene encoding protease Do-like 10, mitochondrial isoform X1, which translates to MLRAGSTAAGRAIRLLHRSSSITARHYYAVATSFLPNLTAPLGLPISNNDSFDHSFHNNVSCKCTTLGFSAYSTVAGTAAAATSSSEVDFVNLAVEAELPRLSCGGIGDAYSAIELALDSVVKIFTVSSSPNYFLPWQNKSQRETMGSGFVIPGRRILTNAHVVADYTFVLVRKHGSPTKYRAEVQAVGHECDLAILVVENEEFWQNMSPLELGDIPYLQEAVAVVGYPQVPWTLKLFDQKLALIAGGDNISVTKGVVSRVEPTQYVHGATQLLAIQIDAAINPGNSGGPAIMGDKVAGVAFQNLSGAENIGYIIPVPVIKHFIAGVEERGNYVGFCSLGLSCQSTENVQLREHFHMHPGLTGVMVSKINPLSNAHKVLKKDDILLSFDGVPIANDGTVPFRNRERITFDHLVSMKKPNETAVLKVLRNGEEHEFNITLQPLQPLVPVHQFDKLPSYFIFAGLLFVPLTQPYLHEYGEDWYNTSPRRLCERALRELPRKAGEELVILSQVLMDDINTGYERLAELQVKKVDNVEVENLKHLCQLVEGCEKEAIRFDLDDERVIVLNYSMAKVATSRILQRHRIPNAMSGDLLNNERKVSNISSACSS; encoded by the exons ATGCTGCGAGCCGGTTCCACCGCCGCCGGCCGTGCCATCCGGCTGCTACACCGCAGCAGCAGCATCACCGCCCGCCATTATTATGCAGTAGCTACTTCCTTTCTTCCAAATTTGACTGCTCCTCTTGGTCTCCCAATAAGCAACAATGACAGTTTTGATCATAGTTTCCATAATAATGTGAGCTGTAAGTGTACCACGCTTGGATTTTCAGCTTATTCCACGGTGGCAGGGACGGCTGCGGCCGCAACGAGTTCTTCTGAAGTTGATTTTGTAAATTTGGCGGTAGAAGCAGAGTTGCCGCGGTTGAGCTGTGGAGGAATCGGGGATGCGTATTCAGCGATAGAGCTGGCATTGGATTCTGTTGTGAAGATTTTTACTGTGTCGAGTAGCCCTAATTACTTCCTCCCTTGGCAGAACAAGTCTCAGCGCGAAACCATGGGTTCCG GCTTTGTTATTCCTGGAAGGAGGATCCTTACAAATGCTCACGTGGTTGCTGATTATACATTCGTCCTTGTAAGAAAACATGGTTCTCCTACCAAGTATAGAGCTGAAGTCCAAGCAGTTGGTCATGAATGTGACTTGGCTATTCTGGTTGTtgaaaatgaggaattttggcAGAACATGAGTCCTTTGGAGCTTGGCGACATTCCATATCTTCAAGAAGCTGTAGCTGTTGTTGGTTATCCCCAAG TTCCCTGGACTCTCAAGCTATTTGACCAGAAGTTGGCACTAATTGCAGGCGGGGATAACATTTCTGTTACAAAAGGGGTTGTCTCTAGAGTTGAACCGACTCAGTACGTACATGGTGCAACACAATTGCTGGCAATACAGATTGATGCTGCCATAAATCCTGGGAATAGTGGAGGCCCAGCAATTATGGGTGACAAAGTTGCTGGAGTGGCTTTTCAAAACCTCTCAGGTGCAGAGAATATCGG ATACATCATCCCTGTCCCTGTAATAAAACATTTCATTGCTGGTGTTGAAGAAAGAGGAAACTATGTTGGATTCTGCTCCTTGGGTTTGTCATGCCAGTCAACTGAAAATGTGCAACTTCGAGAACACTTTCATATGCATCCAGGTTTGACTGGGGTGATGGTGAGCAAAATTAACCCACTCTCCAATGCACATAAAGTTTTGAAAAAGGATGATATTCTCCTCTCATTTGATGGTGTACCCATTGCAAATGATGGAACAG TTCCTTTCCGTAACAGAGAGCGAATTACGTTTGATCATTTAGTCTCCATGAAGAAACCAAATGAAACTGCTGTACTCAAGGTATTAAGGAATGGTGAAGAGCATGAGTTCAATATTACCCTGCAGCCG TTGCAGCCGTTAGTTCCAGTTCATCAATTTGATAAGCTCCCAAGTTACTTCATTTTTGCTGGTCTGCTCTTTGTACCCCTTACACAACCGTACCTTCATGAATATGGAGAAGATTGGTATAATACATCCCCTCGTAGATTATGCGAACGAGCACTAAGGGAATTACCAAGAAAAGCTGGTGAAGAACTTGTCATTCTTTCTCAG GTGTTGATGGATGATATCAATACTGGTTATGAGCGTCTTGCCGAATTACAG GTGAAGAAGGTGGATAATGTGGAAGTCGAGAATTTAAAACATCTGTGCCAACTCGTTGAAGGCTGTGAGAAAGAAGCTATAAGATTTGACTTGGATGATGAAAGGGTGATTGTTTTGAACTATAGTATGGCAAAAGTAGCCACATCTCGTATATTACAACGACATAGAATCCCTAATGCAATGTCTGGTGATCTTCTTAATAATGAACGAAAAGTGTCAAACATTTCATCAGCGTGTTCGAGCTGA
- the LOC113710420 gene encoding protease Do-like 10, mitochondrial isoform X2, whose translation MLRAGSTAAGRAIRLLHRSSSITARHYYAVATSFLPNLTAPLGLPISNNDSFDHSFHNNVSCKCTTLGFSAYSTVAGTAAAATSSSEVDFVNLAVEAELPRLSCGGIGDAYSAIELALDSVVKIFTVSSSPNYFLPWQNKSQRETMGSGFVIPGRRILTNAHVVADYTFVLVRKHGSPTKYRAEVQAVGHECDLAILVVENEEFWQNMSPLELGDIPYLQEAVAVVGYPQGGDNISVTKGVVSRVEPTQYVHGATQLLAIQIDAAINPGNSGGPAIMGDKVAGVAFQNLSGAENIGYIIPVPVIKHFIAGVEERGNYVGFCSLGLSCQSTENVQLREHFHMHPGLTGVMVSKINPLSNAHKVLKKDDILLSFDGVPIANDGTVPFRNRERITFDHLVSMKKPNETAVLKVLRNGEEHEFNITLQPLQPLVPVHQFDKLPSYFIFAGLLFVPLTQPYLHEYGEDWYNTSPRRLCERALRELPRKAGEELVILSQVLMDDINTGYERLAELQVKKVDNVEVENLKHLCQLVEGCEKEAIRFDLDDERVIVLNYSMAKVATSRILQRHRIPNAMSGDLLNNERKVSNISSACSS comes from the exons ATGCTGCGAGCCGGTTCCACCGCCGCCGGCCGTGCCATCCGGCTGCTACACCGCAGCAGCAGCATCACCGCCCGCCATTATTATGCAGTAGCTACTTCCTTTCTTCCAAATTTGACTGCTCCTCTTGGTCTCCCAATAAGCAACAATGACAGTTTTGATCATAGTTTCCATAATAATGTGAGCTGTAAGTGTACCACGCTTGGATTTTCAGCTTATTCCACGGTGGCAGGGACGGCTGCGGCCGCAACGAGTTCTTCTGAAGTTGATTTTGTAAATTTGGCGGTAGAAGCAGAGTTGCCGCGGTTGAGCTGTGGAGGAATCGGGGATGCGTATTCAGCGATAGAGCTGGCATTGGATTCTGTTGTGAAGATTTTTACTGTGTCGAGTAGCCCTAATTACTTCCTCCCTTGGCAGAACAAGTCTCAGCGCGAAACCATGGGTTCCG GCTTTGTTATTCCTGGAAGGAGGATCCTTACAAATGCTCACGTGGTTGCTGATTATACATTCGTCCTTGTAAGAAAACATGGTTCTCCTACCAAGTATAGAGCTGAAGTCCAAGCAGTTGGTCATGAATGTGACTTGGCTATTCTGGTTGTtgaaaatgaggaattttggcAGAACATGAGTCCTTTGGAGCTTGGCGACATTCCATATCTTCAAGAAGCTGTAGCTGTTGTTGGTTATCCCCAAG GCGGGGATAACATTTCTGTTACAAAAGGGGTTGTCTCTAGAGTTGAACCGACTCAGTACGTACATGGTGCAACACAATTGCTGGCAATACAGATTGATGCTGCCATAAATCCTGGGAATAGTGGAGGCCCAGCAATTATGGGTGACAAAGTTGCTGGAGTGGCTTTTCAAAACCTCTCAGGTGCAGAGAATATCGG ATACATCATCCCTGTCCCTGTAATAAAACATTTCATTGCTGGTGTTGAAGAAAGAGGAAACTATGTTGGATTCTGCTCCTTGGGTTTGTCATGCCAGTCAACTGAAAATGTGCAACTTCGAGAACACTTTCATATGCATCCAGGTTTGACTGGGGTGATGGTGAGCAAAATTAACCCACTCTCCAATGCACATAAAGTTTTGAAAAAGGATGATATTCTCCTCTCATTTGATGGTGTACCCATTGCAAATGATGGAACAG TTCCTTTCCGTAACAGAGAGCGAATTACGTTTGATCATTTAGTCTCCATGAAGAAACCAAATGAAACTGCTGTACTCAAGGTATTAAGGAATGGTGAAGAGCATGAGTTCAATATTACCCTGCAGCCG TTGCAGCCGTTAGTTCCAGTTCATCAATTTGATAAGCTCCCAAGTTACTTCATTTTTGCTGGTCTGCTCTTTGTACCCCTTACACAACCGTACCTTCATGAATATGGAGAAGATTGGTATAATACATCCCCTCGTAGATTATGCGAACGAGCACTAAGGGAATTACCAAGAAAAGCTGGTGAAGAACTTGTCATTCTTTCTCAG GTGTTGATGGATGATATCAATACTGGTTATGAGCGTCTTGCCGAATTACAG GTGAAGAAGGTGGATAATGTGGAAGTCGAGAATTTAAAACATCTGTGCCAACTCGTTGAAGGCTGTGAGAAAGAAGCTATAAGATTTGACTTGGATGATGAAAGGGTGATTGTTTTGAACTATAGTATGGCAAAAGTAGCCACATCTCGTATATTACAACGACATAGAATCCCTAATGCAATGTCTGGTGATCTTCTTAATAATGAACGAAAAGTGTCAAACATTTCATCAGCGTGTTCGAGCTGA